Proteins encoded together in one Salarchaeum sp. JOR-1 window:
- a CDS encoding aminopeptidase → MDPRVRDHADVLVSHSTNIEAGDRVAVTAPPTAEDLAVAVYERLAEEGATPVMLYGGDTVLGADRAARAYLREAEEFENPDHLQALFAETDATIRIRGHDNVAARADVPDEQNAAYQRAIQPARTELLSTQWCLTQYPTPADAQLAGMSTAEYEEFVWNAVNKDWDAQRRHQEQLVEILDPADEVRIRSGDETDLTMSVAGMKTLNDHGEHNLPGGEVFTAPVPDSVEGTVRFDLPLYHQSQEIEDAYLEFEDGRVVQHDAAKNRDVLTSVLDTDEGARYLGELGIGMNRDIDRFTYNMLFDEKMGDTVHLAVGMAYDACVPDDREPNESATHVDMIVDMSEDSVIEVDGEVVQRDGTFRFEDGF, encoded by the coding sequence ATGGATCCCCGCGTCCGCGACCACGCTGACGTCCTCGTTTCGCACTCCACGAACATCGAAGCTGGCGACCGAGTCGCCGTCACCGCGCCGCCGACGGCGGAAGACCTCGCCGTCGCCGTCTACGAACGACTCGCCGAGGAAGGCGCGACGCCAGTCATGCTGTACGGCGGCGACACCGTCCTCGGCGCGGACCGCGCCGCTCGCGCCTACCTCCGTGAGGCCGAGGAGTTCGAGAACCCCGACCACCTCCAGGCGCTCTTCGCGGAGACGGATGCGACCATCCGCATTCGCGGCCACGACAACGTCGCCGCACGCGCCGACGTACCGGACGAACAGAACGCCGCCTACCAGCGCGCCATTCAGCCCGCGCGCACCGAACTTCTCTCCACGCAGTGGTGTCTCACGCAGTATCCGACGCCCGCGGACGCACAGCTCGCCGGTATGAGCACCGCGGAGTACGAGGAGTTCGTGTGGAACGCCGTGAACAAGGACTGGGACGCCCAGCGCCGCCACCAGGAACAGCTGGTCGAAATCCTCGACCCCGCCGACGAGGTTCGCATCCGCTCGGGCGACGAGACCGACCTCACGATGAGCGTCGCCGGGATGAAGACGCTGAACGACCACGGAGAACACAACCTCCCCGGCGGCGAGGTGTTCACCGCGCCCGTCCCCGACAGCGTCGAGGGAACCGTTCGCTTCGACCTCCCGCTCTACCACCAGAGTCAGGAGATAGAGGACGCCTACCTCGAATTCGAGGACGGCCGCGTCGTCCAGCACGATGCCGCGAAGAACCGCGACGTGCTCACGAGCGTCCTCGACACGGACGAGGGCGCACGCTATCTCGGGGAACTGGGGATCGGAATGAACCGCGACATCGACCGGTTCACGTACAACATGCTGTTCGACGAGAAGATGGGTGACACCGTCCACCTCGCCGTCGGCATGGCCTACGACGCATGCGTTCCCGACGACCGCGAACCCAACGAGTCGGCGACGCACGTGGACATGATTGTGGACATGAGCGAGGACTCCGTCATCGAAGTGGACGGTGAGGTCGTCCAGCGCGACGGCACCTTCCGCTTCGAAGACGGGTTCTGA
- a CDS encoding MFS transporter: protein MTVRKTLADLDALVLAAGIWFLAKFLRYAFPPLFPAFSGEYEVSNAALGLAFTAMMLVYALLQFPSGALADRLGRVPVIAAGAVVAAAGALALSVDVSYLVLVAAMVLVGAGTGVHKTVAVGLLSATYPSRTGRSLGVLDTFGAFGGVVAPAAVLVLADAAGWHAVFLPAGLLGLALAAVFAARVDDPDRDETNSAEGTPVRAYLGLFRDARFSAFVLVTVGFSFAYNGVVAFLPLYLTDAANVSGGVASLLYSGLFLVSLVQPVTGELADRFSRIRVVAGTLALASVGLAALLLASAPLVVVAAGVVAFGLGSHGFRPVRGAYLLDIVPESMAGGGLGVVRTILMGAGALAPAVVGVLSEGVSYVAAFALLLGSLGIAAAVSFALAVSE, encoded by the coding sequence GTGACGGTTCGGAAGACGCTCGCCGACCTCGACGCGCTCGTTCTCGCCGCGGGTATCTGGTTCCTCGCGAAGTTCCTCCGGTACGCGTTCCCGCCGCTGTTCCCGGCGTTCAGCGGCGAGTACGAGGTGAGCAACGCGGCGCTCGGGCTGGCGTTCACCGCGATGATGCTGGTGTACGCGCTCCTCCAGTTCCCGTCGGGCGCGCTCGCCGACCGCCTCGGACGCGTGCCGGTCATCGCCGCGGGTGCGGTCGTCGCGGCGGCGGGCGCGCTCGCGCTCTCCGTGGACGTGTCCTACCTCGTGCTCGTCGCGGCGATGGTGCTGGTGGGCGCGGGAACCGGCGTTCACAAGACCGTCGCCGTGGGGTTGCTCTCCGCGACGTACCCCTCGCGGACGGGCCGGTCGCTCGGCGTATTGGACACGTTCGGCGCGTTCGGCGGCGTCGTCGCGCCCGCAGCGGTGCTCGTGCTCGCGGACGCCGCTGGCTGGCACGCCGTCTTCCTCCCCGCGGGACTGCTCGGCCTCGCGCTCGCCGCCGTGTTCGCCGCGCGCGTCGACGACCCCGACCGGGACGAGACGAACAGCGCCGAAGGGACGCCGGTTCGCGCGTACCTCGGGCTGTTCCGGGACGCGCGGTTCAGCGCGTTCGTGCTCGTCACCGTCGGGTTCTCGTTCGCGTACAACGGCGTCGTCGCGTTCCTCCCGCTCTACCTCACGGACGCCGCGAACGTGAGCGGCGGTGTCGCCAGCCTGCTCTACTCGGGGTTGTTCCTCGTGAGCCTCGTCCAGCCGGTGACGGGCGAGCTCGCCGACCGGTTCAGTCGGATTCGCGTCGTCGCGGGCACGCTCGCGCTCGCGTCCGTCGGCCTCGCCGCTCTGCTCCTCGCGAGCGCGCCGCTCGTCGTCGTGGCCGCGGGCGTCGTCGCGTTCGGTCTGGGGAGCCACGGCTTCCGACCCGTCCGGGGCGCGTACCTCCTCGACATCGTCCCGGAGTCGATGGCGGGCGGCGGGCTCGGCGTCGTCCGCACCATCCTGATGGGAGCCGGCGCGCTCGCGCCCGCCGTCGTCGGGGTACTGTCCGAGGGCGTGTCGTACGTCGCCGCGTTCGCGCTCCTCCTCGGCTCGCTCGGGATCGCCGCGGCCGTCTCGTTCGCGCTCGCCGTCTCGGAGTGA
- a CDS encoding carbamate kinase, whose amino-acid sequence MRTVVALGGNALVSGGEGGVAEMQERLDRVAPELGALAARGHDLLVTHGNGPQVGGLLREQAAAETPERPLDVLVAETQAQIGTLVVRALDAELDARAVSVVTHAVVDPDDDAFDDPAKPVGPYLDADAAVAADYPTREVETERGTVHRRVVPSPKPHALLESEHVARLTDAGTPVVCGGGGGVPVTRDDGRVNGVAAVVDKDYTAELLARETDADTLLMVTDVPCAYRNYNTPDQQPIRDASVEGMRDLLDAGEFEAGSMRPKVDACLDFLDAGGERAIITTIDGAAAAVDGDAGTRIS is encoded by the coding sequence ATGCGAACTGTGGTCGCGCTCGGCGGGAACGCTCTCGTGTCCGGCGGCGAAGGCGGCGTTGCGGAGATGCAAGAGCGCCTCGATCGGGTCGCCCCGGAGCTCGGGGCGCTCGCGGCGCGCGGCCACGACCTCCTCGTCACGCACGGGAACGGCCCGCAGGTCGGCGGCCTCCTGCGAGAGCAGGCGGCCGCGGAGACGCCGGAGCGCCCGCTGGACGTGCTGGTCGCGGAGACGCAGGCGCAGATCGGGACGCTCGTCGTGCGCGCGCTCGACGCCGAACTCGACGCGCGCGCCGTCTCGGTGGTGACGCACGCCGTCGTCGACCCCGACGACGACGCCTTCGACGACCCCGCGAAGCCCGTCGGCCCGTACCTCGACGCGGACGCCGCGGTGGCCGCGGACTACCCCACGCGGGAAGTGGAGACCGAGCGGGGAACCGTCCACCGGCGGGTCGTCCCGAGTCCGAAACCGCATGCGCTCCTCGAATCGGAACACGTCGCTCGGCTGACCGACGCCGGAACCCCCGTCGTCTGCGGGGGCGGCGGTGGCGTCCCCGTCACCCGCGACGACGGGCGCGTGAATGGCGTGGCGGCAGTGGTGGACAAGGACTACACCGCGGAACTACTCGCCCGCGAAACCGACGCCGACACCCTCCTGATGGTGACGGACGTGCCCTGCGCGTACCGGAACTACAACACGCCCGACCAGCAACCGATTCGGGACGCGAGTGTAGAGGGGATGCGCGACCTGCTCGACGCGGGCGAGTTCGAAGCCGGGAGCATGCGGCCGAAAGTGGACGCCTGCCTCGACTTCCTCGACGCCGGCGGCGAGCGCGCCATCATCACCACGATCGACGGCGCCGCGGCCGCCGTCGACGGGGACGCGGGCACCCGAATTTCGTAA
- a CDS encoding metallophosphoesterase: MIAVVADTHSETGHELAGRTREAVEAASVVLHAGDFTTEAALDAFHDAANRMHAVHGNADTRAVRDRLPAARTVELDGVRVAMTHTERGGETGLAMFGRQRGAPLVISGHTHRPTVTNAGGVVLLNPGTHAEPRGYPVTHAELEPTEAGLSGEIRRQDGTVVESFGVEGRT; this comes from the coding sequence ATGATCGCCGTCGTCGCCGACACGCACAGCGAGACGGGCCACGAACTCGCCGGCCGCACCCGGGAGGCCGTCGAAGCCGCCTCGGTCGTCCTGCACGCGGGCGACTTCACCACCGAGGCGGCGCTCGACGCGTTCCACGACGCCGCGAACCGAATGCACGCCGTCCACGGGAACGCGGACACACGGGCGGTTCGCGACCGACTCCCGGCCGCCCGCACGGTCGAACTCGACGGCGTCCGGGTCGCGATGACGCACACCGAACGCGGCGGCGAGACCGGTCTCGCGATGTTCGGCCGACAACGCGGCGCGCCCCTCGTGATTTCGGGACACACCCACCGCCCCACGGTCACGAACGCGGGCGGCGTAGTGCTATTGAACCCCGGAACCCACGCCGAACCCCGGGGCTATCCGGTGACGCACGCGGAGCTCGAACCGACGGAGGCGGGACTCAGCGGAGAAATCAGACGGCAGGACGGAACGGTCGTCGAGTCGTTCGGGGTGGAGGGCCGAACGTAG
- a CDS encoding signal recognition particle protein Srp54, whose translation MVLDDLGSSLRGTLDKLRGQSRISEEDVDEVVKEIQRSLLQADVDVSLVMDLSDSIKERALEEEPPGGTTARDHVLRIVYEELVELVGDSTTLPLEEQTIMLAGLQGSGKTTSAAKMAWWFSKKGLRPAVIQTDTFRPGAYDQAKQMTERAEVDFYGDPDEDDPVKIARDGLEATSDADVQIVDTAGRHALEDDLIDEIEEIEAEVQPDRSLLVLDAAIGQGAKDQARQFEDSVGIDGVVISKLDGTAKGGGALTAVNETGSTIAFLGTGETVQDIERFEPDGFISRLLGMGDLKQLTERVERAMEETGDEEEDWDPEDMLKGEFTLKDMRQQMNALNNMGPLSQVMDMIPGMGGGMMDQLPDDAMDVTQDRMRQFEVVMDSMTEEELENPRSIGASQIRRISKGSGASEETVRELLEQHKMMARTMKQFQGMGDGDMQRMMKKMGGGGGGGGMGGMGPFG comes from the coding sequence ATGGTACTCGACGACCTGGGGAGTTCCCTGCGCGGGACTCTGGACAAACTGCGCGGGCAGTCCCGCATCTCGGAGGAGGACGTGGACGAGGTCGTCAAGGAGATTCAGCGCTCCTTGCTGCAGGCGGACGTGGACGTCAGCCTCGTGATGGATCTCTCCGACTCCATCAAGGAGCGGGCGCTGGAAGAGGAGCCGCCGGGCGGGACGACGGCGCGCGACCACGTGCTCCGCATCGTCTACGAGGAGCTCGTCGAACTCGTCGGAGACTCGACGACCCTCCCGCTGGAGGAACAGACCATCATGCTCGCGGGCCTCCAGGGGTCGGGGAAGACCACGTCGGCGGCGAAGATGGCGTGGTGGTTCTCGAAGAAGGGACTGCGTCCCGCCGTGATTCAGACGGACACGTTCCGGCCGGGCGCGTACGACCAGGCGAAGCAGATGACGGAGCGCGCCGAAGTGGATTTCTACGGCGACCCGGACGAGGACGACCCCGTCAAAATCGCCCGTGACGGCCTGGAAGCGACGAGCGACGCCGACGTGCAAATCGTTGACACAGCGGGCCGGCACGCGCTGGAGGACGACCTCATCGACGAAATCGAGGAGATCGAGGCCGAAGTCCAGCCCGATCGGTCGCTGCTCGTGCTCGACGCGGCCATCGGGCAGGGCGCGAAAGACCAGGCGCGGCAGTTCGAGGACTCCGTGGGCATCGACGGCGTCGTCATCTCCAAGCTGGACGGTACCGCGAAGGGTGGCGGCGCGCTCACCGCCGTGAACGAGACCGGGTCGACCATCGCGTTCCTCGGAACCGGGGAGACCGTGCAGGACATCGAGCGCTTCGAGCCCGACGGCTTCATCTCCCGCCTGCTGGGAATGGGCGACCTCAAGCAGCTCACCGAGCGCGTGGAGCGCGCGATGGAGGAGACCGGCGACGAGGAGGAGGACTGGGATCCCGAGGACATGCTGAAGGGCGAGTTCACGCTGAAGGACATGCGCCAGCAGATGAACGCCCTGAACAACATGGGGCCGCTGTCGCAGGTGATGGACATGATTCCCGGGATGGGCGGCGGGATGATGGATCAGCTGCCGGACGACGCGATGGACGTGACCCAGGATCGGATGCGGCAGTTCGAGGTCGTGATGGACTCCATGACCGAGGAGGAACTGGAGAACCCGCGCAGCATCGGCGCGAGCCAGATCCGCCGCATTTCGAAGGGGTCGGGTGCCTCGGAGGAGACCGTTCGCGAACTCCTCGAACAGCACAAGATGATGGCGCGCACGATGAAGCAGTTCCAGGGGATGGGGGACGGCGACATGCAGCGCATGATGAAGAAGATGGGCGGCGGTGGCGGCGGCGGTGGCATGGGCGGCATGGGGCCGTTCGGATAA
- a CDS encoding AAA family ATPase — MTVIGIVGLPGSGKSEAAAVAKTLGVPVVTMGDVIRQACRDRGLDPATHHGEVAQALREEGGPAAIADRSLPLIRDALDENDTVLVDGIRSGTEVEAFEDAFGDDFLLVNVYAPFELRNERITTRGRDNAEAETLRERDERERGFGMDDAIERADVTVENTGSLESFQEEIEELLA, encoded by the coding sequence ATGACTGTCATCGGTATCGTCGGCCTCCCCGGGAGCGGGAAGAGCGAGGCCGCGGCCGTCGCGAAGACGCTCGGCGTGCCCGTGGTGACGATGGGGGACGTCATCCGGCAGGCGTGCCGCGACCGCGGCCTCGACCCCGCCACCCACCACGGCGAGGTCGCACAGGCCCTCCGCGAGGAGGGCGGTCCCGCCGCCATCGCCGACCGATCGCTCCCACTGATTCGGGACGCTCTCGACGAGAACGACACCGTTCTCGTGGACGGCATCCGGTCCGGCACCGAAGTCGAAGCGTTCGAGGACGCGTTCGGCGACGACTTCCTGCTCGTGAACGTGTATGCGCCGTTCGAACTGCGGAACGAACGCATCACGACGCGCGGCCGCGACAACGCGGAGGCCGAGACGCTGCGCGAGCGCGACGAGCGCGAACGCGGGTTCGGGATGGACGACGCCATCGAGCGCGCGGACGTGACCGTCGAGAACACGGGGAGTCTGGAGTCGTTCCAGGAGGAAATCGAGGAGTTGCTCGCGTGA
- a CDS encoding winged helix-turn-helix domain-containing protein, whose product MSLLPSQKPDAPDGDPRVIGVDSEDADRVLSALSAGTARTMLTTLHEEPATASELADDVETSLQNAQYHLGKLRDADLVEVAGTSYSEKGREMDVYAPTDAPLVLFAGDENTGRTVQSMLGSLLGAVAVLGVASLLVQYLTEHVFASNAGSAGGFSTMNVDTASNAAGGVPPGVLFFLGGVLALVLAAGYRYWR is encoded by the coding sequence ATGTCCCTTCTGCCCTCCCAGAAGCCGGACGCGCCGGACGGCGACCCGCGCGTCATCGGCGTTGACTCGGAGGACGCCGACCGCGTGCTGTCCGCGCTCTCCGCCGGCACCGCTCGCACGATGCTCACCACGCTCCACGAGGAGCCCGCGACCGCGTCCGAGCTCGCCGATGACGTGGAGACGAGCCTCCAGAACGCCCAGTATCACCTCGGGAAGCTCCGGGACGCCGACCTCGTGGAGGTCGCGGGAACCTCCTACTCGGAGAAGGGCCGCGAGATGGACGTGTACGCGCCGACGGACGCACCGCTCGTGCTGTTCGCGGGCGACGAGAACACGGGGAGGACGGTGCAGTCGATGCTCGGCTCGCTCCTCGGCGCGGTCGCCGTGCTCGGCGTCGCCTCGCTGCTCGTCCAGTACCTCACGGAACACGTGTTCGCGTCGAACGCGGGCAGCGCCGGCGGATTCTCCACCATGAACGTCGACACGGCGTCGAATGCGGCGGGCGGCGTGCCGCCGGGCGTCCTGTTCTTCCTCGGCGGCGTCCTCGCCCTCGTGCTCGCCGCCGGCTACCGATACTGGCGGTGA
- a CDS encoding magnesium transporter encodes MPEDWTIRGIIRATFPLLVGLTLVELASGLVLDTGQAVLTTYPSLLTLVPVTIGMAGNLGSVLASRLSTALHLGTLSFDSRDDELAGNAVATVALALTLFPLVGAGAWAVQFALGGLVLPLATVLLVATASGVVLAVVAVGVAAAATYAAYRFRLDPDDVVIPVVTNVCDVLGVVVLLLAVRVFV; translated from the coding sequence GTGCCCGAGGACTGGACGATCCGAGGGATTATTCGCGCGACCTTCCCCCTGCTCGTCGGCCTGACGCTCGTTGAACTCGCGAGCGGCCTCGTCCTCGACACCGGCCAGGCGGTGCTGACGACCTATCCGAGCCTCCTCACGCTGGTCCCCGTCACTATCGGGATGGCGGGAAACCTCGGGAGCGTGCTCGCCAGCCGGCTCTCCACCGCGCTCCACCTCGGCACGCTCTCCTTCGACTCCCGGGACGACGAACTCGCCGGGAACGCCGTCGCCACCGTCGCGCTCGCGCTCACGCTCTTCCCGCTCGTCGGCGCGGGCGCGTGGGCCGTCCAGTTCGCGCTCGGCGGCCTCGTCCTCCCGCTCGCGACCGTCCTGCTCGTCGCCACCGCGAGCGGCGTCGTGCTCGCCGTCGTCGCCGTCGGCGTCGCCGCCGCCGCGACCTACGCCGCCTACCGGTTCCGCCTCGACCCCGACGACGTGGTGATTCCCGTCGTCACGAACGTCTGCGACGTGCTCGGCGTCGTCGTCCTCCTGCTCGCCGTACGCGTGTTCGTCTGA
- a CDS encoding magnesium transporter, whose amino-acid sequence MSIRAVAREAYEEALGVLALSALGGLFSGVVLGGMERELTVVPGLLVLVPALLATRGNVYGSLGARLATGLHQGLVEPDLSLADDRVRAAIAAAMANGVAVSAVAAVLGYLVLLGLGRPAAPLSALLVVALVAGVLSGIGLTVVVVAAVFLGYRRGMNPDTLAGPVVTTTGDVIGIATMLAGARLAIALGVT is encoded by the coding sequence ATGAGCATCCGGGCCGTCGCGCGCGAGGCGTACGAGGAAGCCCTCGGAGTGCTCGCGCTCTCCGCGCTCGGCGGCTTGTTCTCCGGCGTCGTGCTCGGCGGGATGGAGCGCGAGCTCACCGTCGTCCCCGGCCTCCTCGTGCTCGTTCCCGCCCTGCTCGCCACCCGGGGGAACGTGTATGGGTCGCTCGGCGCGCGCCTCGCGACCGGCCTCCATCAGGGGCTCGTCGAGCCCGACCTCTCGCTCGCGGACGACCGCGTGCGCGCCGCAATCGCGGCCGCGATGGCGAACGGCGTCGCCGTCTCCGCGGTCGCCGCCGTCCTCGGCTATCTCGTTCTGCTCGGCCTCGGCCGCCCCGCCGCCCCGCTCTCCGCCCTGCTCGTCGTCGCGCTCGTCGCCGGCGTGCTGTCCGGAATCGGCCTCACCGTGGTCGTCGTCGCCGCGGTCTTCCTCGGGTACCGTCGCGGGATGAACCCGGACACGCTCGCCGGCCCCGTCGTCACGACCACGGGCGACGTCATCGGCATCGCCACCATGCTCGCCGGCGCGCGCCTCGCAATCGCGCTCGGGGTGACGTAG
- a CDS encoding low specificity L-threonine aldolase — protein sequence MLDFRSDTVTRPTEEMREAARTADVGDDVYREDPTVNELEAEAAARVGMEAAMFVPSGTMGNQIAARVHTERGQEALVEEASHVYKYELGGFAQHSELQVRTFDGGENGAPTPEQVESGYVEEELHRPGTGLLCLENTHNVKGGVAVAPDTIGAAADAARDHGVPVHLDGARLFNAAVSLDVPASEIAEHVDSVMVCLSKGLGAPVGSILAGDAAFIESARRVRKLFGGGMRQAGMVAAPGLVALENVSRLSSDHQNAAALAAGLDDIDGLRAPAPDTNIVLVHTEDADLTASELIGRCERADVLASEFGEHTVRFCTHQDVGSAGVERAIDVVADAV from the coding sequence ATGCTCGACTTCCGGAGCGACACCGTCACGCGTCCGACCGAGGAGATGCGGGAGGCCGCGCGAACGGCGGACGTTGGCGACGACGTCTACCGAGAGGATCCGACCGTGAACGAACTCGAAGCCGAAGCCGCAGCGCGCGTTGGGATGGAGGCCGCGATGTTCGTGCCGTCGGGAACGATGGGAAACCAGATCGCGGCGCGCGTCCATACGGAGCGCGGTCAGGAGGCGCTCGTGGAGGAGGCGAGTCACGTCTACAAGTACGAACTCGGCGGGTTCGCCCAGCACTCGGAACTCCAGGTGCGGACGTTCGACGGCGGCGAGAACGGCGCGCCCACGCCCGAACAGGTCGAATCCGGGTACGTCGAGGAGGAGCTCCACCGGCCGGGCACGGGCCTGCTCTGTCTCGAAAACACGCACAACGTGAAGGGCGGCGTCGCCGTCGCCCCGGACACCATCGGCGCGGCGGCGGACGCGGCGCGCGACCACGGCGTCCCCGTCCACCTCGACGGCGCACGGCTGTTCAACGCCGCCGTCTCCCTCGACGTGCCCGCGAGCGAGATCGCCGAGCACGTCGACTCAGTGATGGTCTGCCTCTCGAAGGGACTCGGCGCGCCCGTCGGGTCGATTCTCGCGGGCGACGCGGCGTTCATCGAGAGCGCGCGCCGCGTCCGCAAACTGTTCGGCGGCGGGATGCGGCAGGCCGGGATGGTCGCCGCTCCCGGACTGGTCGCGCTGGAGAACGTCTCACGGCTCTCGAGCGACCACCAGAACGCGGCGGCGCTCGCGGCCGGCCTCGACGACATCGACGGCCTCCGCGCGCCCGCGCCGGACACGAACATCGTCCTCGTCCACACCGAGGACGCCGACCTCACGGCGAGCGAACTCATCGGGCGCTGCGAGCGCGCGGACGTGCTGGCGTCCGAGTTCGGCGAGCACACCGTGCGGTTCTGCACGCATCAGGACGTGGGCTCGGCGGGCGTGGAGCGCGCTATCGACGTCGTCGCGGACGCCGTCTAG
- a CDS encoding cation diffusion facilitator family transporter, translated as MASSKSVVLAALFANAAIAVLKFVGFTLTGSPAMLSETYHSISDTGNQVFLLIGLRYGGRERTRAHPFGYGKAQFFYAFLVSVLLFGIAGWESFTHGYHALTSHSSAALSGTVTLFSRTFPAVWVNYGVLLGGIAFESYALRQAVLGMRADIRRHDWSGFREAFRKTSNVTTLTAFTEDLIAVSGLALALVGVFLSDLTENPVYDAAAALLIGVLLMVFAVALAWENKRLLVGESLQKEAEDELRAIVSDWEGVEAIEDFRTVFFGPNRVLVTADVAFDSSWDTERIDDAITAIEDDLQAANSDVRKVYIEPEV; from the coding sequence ATGGCGTCAAGCAAGTCTGTCGTTCTCGCGGCGTTGTTCGCGAACGCCGCCATCGCCGTCCTGAAGTTCGTCGGGTTCACGCTCACCGGGAGTCCGGCGATGCTCTCGGAGACGTACCACTCCATCTCCGACACGGGAAACCAGGTGTTCCTCCTCATCGGCCTGCGGTACGGCGGCCGCGAACGCACCCGTGCGCACCCGTTCGGGTACGGGAAGGCGCAGTTCTTCTACGCGTTTCTCGTGAGCGTCCTCCTGTTCGGCATCGCGGGCTGGGAGAGCTTCACCCACGGGTATCACGCGCTCACCAGCCACTCGTCCGCGGCGCTCTCCGGCACGGTCACCCTGTTCTCCCGGACGTTCCCCGCGGTCTGGGTGAACTACGGCGTCCTCCTCGGCGGCATCGCGTTCGAGTCGTACGCGCTCCGGCAGGCGGTTCTGGGGATGCGCGCGGACATCCGACGGCACGACTGGAGCGGGTTCCGGGAGGCGTTCCGGAAGACCTCGAACGTCACGACGCTCACCGCGTTCACCGAAGACCTCATCGCGGTCTCCGGACTGGCGCTCGCGCTCGTCGGCGTGTTCCTCAGTGACCTGACCGAGAACCCCGTCTACGACGCCGCCGCCGCGCTCCTCATCGGCGTGCTCCTGATGGTGTTCGCGGTCGCGCTCGCCTGGGAGAACAAGCGACTCCTGGTCGGCGAGAGCCTCCAGAAGGAAGCGGAGGACGAGCTCCGCGCCATCGTTTCTGACTGGGAGGGCGTCGAAGCCATCGAGGACTTCCGCACGGTGTTCTTCGGTCCGAACCGGGTTCTGGTGACCGCGGACGTGGCGTTCGATTCGTCGTGGGACACGGAACGCATCGACGACGCCATCACCGCCATCGAGGACGACCTGCAGGCCGCGAACAGCGACGTGCGGAAGGTCTACATCGAACCCGAGGTGTAG
- a CDS encoding RNA-binding domain-containing protein encodes MYAVTATIAAPVQPTEVPERVADAVRELFPNADLTVTDDEVRGTTHDFDAFRERLYEQEILDTARAEFERNRTDGGFSFDLKKQAAVQGVVNFSVGSPAELGDIHVAVDVEEPSVDAFVAHLAPETRDGRPIED; translated from the coding sequence ATGTACGCCGTCACTGCCACCATCGCAGCGCCCGTCCAGCCGACGGAGGTTCCGGAGCGCGTCGCCGACGCCGTTCGCGAACTCTTCCCGAACGCCGACCTCACCGTTACCGACGACGAGGTTCGGGGAACGACTCACGACTTCGACGCGTTCCGCGAGCGCCTCTACGAGCAGGAAATCCTCGACACCGCGCGCGCCGAGTTCGAGCGCAACCGCACCGACGGGGGTTTTTCGTTCGACCTGAAGAAGCAGGCGGCCGTTCAGGGCGTCGTGAATTTCTCGGTGGGAAGCCCGGCCGAACTCGGCGACATTCACGTCGCGGTCGATGTCGAGGAGCCGAGCGTGGACGCGTTCGTCGCGCACCTCGCGCCCGAAACCCGGGACGGCCGGCCTATCGAGGACTAG